One Porphyromonas pogonae genomic region harbors:
- a CDS encoding hybrid sensor histidine kinase/response regulator encodes MERSGNFYKAIRLGYILISILIGCMAYNSLYEWQEIEALELGNKKIDELRKEINNINIQMIKFSLLGETILEWNDKDIEHYHARRMAMDSMLCRFKATYPAERIDSVRSLLEDKERQMFQIVRLMDEQQSINKKIANQIPVIVQKSVQEQSKKPKRKGFLSIFGKKEGTKPTTTTTTLRSSNRNMVNEQKAQSRRLSEQADSLAARNAELNRQLQGLICQIEKKVQSDLQNRESEITAMRKKSFMQIGGLMGFVLLLLVISDIIIHRDAKNIKRYKRKTTDLIEQLEQSVQQNEVLITSRKKAVHTITHELRTPLTAITGYTELLRKECNSGNNGQYIQNILQSSDRMRDMLNTLLDFFRLDNGKEQPRLSPCRISAITHTLETEFMPVAVNKGLSLSVKTGHDAIVLTDKERIIQIGNNLLSNAVKFTEEGGVSLITEYDNGVLTLVVEDTGTGMTEEEQKQAFGAFERLSNAAAKEGFGLGLAIMRNIVSMLGGTIRLDSKKGKGSRFTVEISMQEAEEQLGYTSNTPVYHNNKFHDVVAIDNDEVLLLMLKEMYSQEGIHCDTCTDAAALMEMIRQKEYSLLLTDLNMSGINGFELLELLRSSNVGNSPTIPVVVATASGSCNKGELLAKGFAGCLFKPFSISELMEVSDRCAIKETPDGKPDFSALLSYGNEAVMLEKLMTETEKEMQTIREAATEKDLRKLDSLTHHLRSSWEILRADQPLRELYRLLHSDVIPDEEVLSHAVIAVLNKGAEIIRLAEEERRKYENG; translated from the coding sequence CTATTGGGTGAAACAATACTGGAATGGAACGATAAAGATATCGAGCATTACCATGCACGGCGTATGGCAATGGACAGTATGCTCTGCCGTTTCAAGGCCACCTATCCAGCAGAGCGCATCGATAGTGTGCGCAGTCTTTTAGAGGATAAGGAACGACAGATGTTCCAGATAGTCCGGTTAATGGATGAACAACAATCTATTAACAAGAAGATAGCCAATCAAATTCCGGTTATTGTGCAGAAAAGTGTGCAGGAACAGTCCAAAAAGCCAAAACGAAAAGGTTTCTTGAGCATCTTCGGCAAAAAAGAGGGAACGAAGCCAACGACAACAACGACTACGCTCCGTTCATCCAATAGAAACATGGTCAACGAACAGAAAGCGCAGAGCCGTCGATTGTCAGAACAAGCCGATAGTCTTGCTGCCCGTAATGCAGAACTTAACAGACAACTGCAAGGATTGATTTGCCAAATCGAAAAGAAGGTACAATCTGATTTACAAAATAGAGAAAGCGAGATAACAGCCATGCGTAAAAAATCATTTATGCAGATAGGCGGCTTGATGGGATTTGTTCTTTTGCTGTTGGTCATTTCCGATATCATCATACACCGTGATGCAAAGAACATTAAACGATACAAACGCAAGACAACGGATTTGATCGAGCAATTGGAACAGTCCGTGCAACAAAATGAGGTACTCATAACCTCCCGAAAGAAAGCGGTACATACTATTACCCATGAGTTGCGTACACCACTGACGGCAATAACCGGCTATACCGAACTTTTGCGGAAAGAATGCAATAGCGGTAATAATGGGCAATATATCCAAAATATACTGCAATCCTCCGACCGTATGCGGGATATGCTCAACACTTTGCTTGACTTCTTCCGCCTGGACAACGGCAAGGAACAGCCCCGTCTGTCACCCTGCCGGATTTCTGCAATCACGCACACACTTGAAACGGAGTTCATGCCTGTTGCCGTGAACAAAGGGTTGTCCTTGTCCGTGAAGACTGGACACGATGCCATTGTATTGACCGACAAAGAGCGAATAATACAAATCGGGAATAACCTGCTGTCAAACGCTGTCAAGTTCACAGAAGAAGGCGGTGTTTCTTTGATTACTGAATATGACAATGGAGTTCTGACACTGGTCGTTGAAGATACAGGTACAGGCATGACAGAAGAGGAACAGAAACAAGCGTTCGGTGCGTTTGAACGTCTATCAAATGCCGCCGCAAAGGAGGGTTTCGGGCTTGGGCTTGCCATAATGCGTAATATTGTGTCGATGCTTGGCGGAACAATCCGTTTGGACAGCAAGAAAGGGAAAGGCAGTCGTTTCACAGTTGAAATTTCTATGCAGGAAGCTGAAGAACAGCTTGGATATACAAGCAATACACCTGTTTATCATAACAATAAATTCCATGATGTTGTCGCCATTGACAATGATGAGGTATTACTTCTGATGCTGAAAGAGATGTATTCCCAAGAAGGAATACACTGCGACACTTGCACCGATGCTGCGGCACTGATGGAAATGATACGCCAGAAAGAATACAGCCTGTTGCTGACAGACTTGAATATGTCCGGTATAAACGGTTTCGAATTGCTGGAACTATTGCGTTCGTCCAACGTGGGCAATTCACCAACAATCCCGGTGGTTGTGGCAACCGCTTCGGGCAGTTGTAACAAAGGGGAACTATTGGCAAAAGGCTTTGCCGGATGCCTGTTCAAGCCGTTCTCCATATCGGAGTTGATGGAGGTTTCCGACAGGTGTGCCATAAAAGAAACACCGGACGGGAAACCGGATTTTTCAGCCTTGTTGTCCTACGGCAATGAAGCCGTTATGCTGGAAAAGTTGATGACGGAAACCGAAAAGGAGATGCAGACAATACGGGAAGCGGCAACAGAAAAAGACCTGCGAAAGTTAGATTCCCTGACACACCACCTGCGTAGCTCATGGGAGATACTCCGTGCTGACCAACCGTTGAGGGAACTTTACAGATTGCTTCATAGCGATGTAATCCCAGATGAAGAAGTGTTAAGCCATGCCGTGATCGCCGTGTTGAACAAGGGAGCGGAAATAATCCGGTTGGCAGAAGAGGAAAGGAGAAAATACGAAAATGGATAA
- a CDS encoding sigma-54-dependent transcriptional regulator — translation MDKTKIIVVEDNIVYCEFVCNMLSREGYRTVKAYHLSTAKKHLQQATDNDIVVADLRLPDGNGIDLLRWMRKEGKMQPFIIMTDYAEVHTAVESMKLGSIDYIPKQLVEDKLVPLLRSIQKERQAGQSRMPVFAREGSAFQKIMHRIRLVAATDMSVMIFGENGTGKEHIAHHLHDKSKRTGKPFVAVDCGSLSKELAPSAFFGHVKGAFTGADSTKKGYFHEAEGGTLFLDEVGNLALETQQMLLRAIQERRYRPVGDKSDRSFNVRIIAATNEDLEVAVNEKRFRQDLLYRLHDFVITVPPLRDCKEDIMPLAEFFREIANKELECNVSGFSSEARKALLTHTWPGNVRELRQKVMGAVLQAQEGVVMKEHLELAVTKPTSTVSFALRNDAEDKERILRALKQANGNRSVAAELLGIGRTTLYSKLEEYGLKYKFKQS, via the coding sequence ATGGATAAGACAAAAATAATTGTGGTGGAAGACAACATCGTGTACTGCGAGTTTGTCTGCAACATGCTGTCACGGGAGGGCTACCGTACCGTGAAGGCTTACCACCTGTCAACAGCGAAGAAACATCTGCAACAGGCGACGGATAATGACATCGTGGTTGCCGACCTGCGCCTGCCTGACGGTAACGGCATAGACCTCTTGCGCTGGATGCGAAAGGAGGGAAAGATGCAACCTTTCATTATCATGACAGACTATGCCGAAGTGCATACCGCAGTGGAAAGCATGAAGCTCGGTTCGATAGACTATATCCCCAAACAACTTGTGGAGGATAAACTTGTCCCTCTTCTCCGTTCCATACAGAAAGAACGGCAGGCGGGACAATCCCGTATGCCCGTGTTCGCCCGTGAAGGTTCCGCCTTTCAGAAAATCATGCACCGCATAAGGCTGGTAGCAGCAACCGACATGAGCGTGATGATATTCGGAGAGAACGGCACGGGCAAGGAACATATCGCCCACCACCTGCACGACAAGAGCAAACGTACGGGCAAACCCTTCGTGGCGGTTGACTGCGGTTCACTCTCAAAAGAACTTGCGCCGTCGGCATTCTTCGGACACGTCAAGGGAGCGTTTACAGGTGCGGACAGCACCAAGAAAGGGTATTTCCATGAAGCGGAAGGCGGCACGTTGTTTCTGGACGAGGTGGGAAACCTCGCGTTGGAAACCCAACAGATGTTGCTCCGTGCCATACAAGAGAGGCGGTATCGCCCGGTTGGTGACAAATCGGACAGGAGTTTCAATGTCCGCATCATCGCCGCCACCAACGAGGATTTGGAAGTAGCGGTGAATGAAAAGCGTTTCCGACAGGATTTACTCTACCGCTTGCATGACTTCGTGATAACCGTGCCGCCTTTGCGTGACTGTAAGGAGGACATCATGCCGCTTGCGGAGTTCTTCCGCGAGATAGCCAACAAGGAACTGGAGTGTAATGTGAGCGGTTTCAGTTCCGAAGCCCGAAAAGCGTTACTGACCCACACATGGCCGGGCAACGTGCGGGAACTTCGGCAGAAAGTTATGGGTGCTGTATTGCAGGCGCAGGAAGGTGTTGTCATGAAAGAGCATCTGGAACTTGCCGTGACGAAACCGACCTCTACTGTCAGCTTCGCCTTGCGCAATGACGCGGAGGATAAGGAGCGGATATTGCGTGCGTTGAAACAGGCAAACGGCAACCGGAGTGTCGCCGCCGAACTGCTCGGAATAGGCAGGACAACACTATACAGCAAACTTGAAGAGTATGGACTTAAATATAAATTCAAGCAATCATAG
- a CDS encoding dihydrofolate reductase family protein — MGKVQILAVLTMDGCLSSELYDKTHQDLCLDRCGLDEIRKKALYRVTPDYSISMLHEWRKDGTNIRYLAEATPDTADYINGLLRMHAVDEIILYNVPFILGSGRHFFKSALPKQHWTLSSVKSYPNGVCRSIYTLDK; from the coding sequence ATGGGTAAAGTTCAGATTCTCGCTGTACTGACGATGGACGGATGTCTTTCTTCAGAGTTATATGATAAAACACATCAGGATTTGTGCCTTGACCGTTGCGGTCTTGATGAAATCAGGAAGAAAGCCCTTTACCGTGTGACACCGGACTATTCCATTTCAATGCTGCACGAATGGAGAAAAGACGGCACAAACATCCGTTACCTCGCGGAAGCCACACCGGATACGGCAGATTATATAAACGGACTACTGCGTATGCACGCTGTGGATGAAATCATACTATACAACGTTCCTTTCATTTTAGGAAGTGGGCGGCATTTTTTCAAATCGGCTCTGCCAAAGCAACACTGGACGCTTTCCTCTGTGAAAAGCTATCCTAACGGTGTATGCCGAAGTATCTACACCCTTGACAAATAA
- a CDS encoding RteC domain-containing protein: protein MNYFLLAETDFFRLINEAGDCNMETAYTAFATQVIELCNGGMDANLTIIALAYIEIELQHHPVRNLSEERKEIAAYISKALSFIRKMQKFLATPQVPPLISANNATENTASLLQWTGNAIDLVELIYGIDEMGCINNGNMPLKQLAPLLYKIFGVESKDCYRFYTDIKRRKNESRTYFLDRMQEKLNERMMRDEELEIKRR, encoded by the coding sequence ATGAATTATTTCTTGCTGGCGGAAACCGACTTCTTCCGCCTGATAAACGAAGCCGGTGACTGCAATATGGAAACGGCATATACGGCTTTCGCCACCCAAGTGATTGAACTGTGTAACGGCGGCATGGATGCGAACCTTACCATTATCGCGCTTGCTTACATCGAAATCGAGTTGCAGCACCATCCCGTGCGCAATCTATCAGAAGAAAGAAAAGAGATTGCCGCCTACATCAGCAAGGCCCTGTCTTTCATCAGGAAGATGCAAAAATTCCTTGCCACGCCCCAAGTGCCGCCACTAATATCCGCCAACAACGCAACTGAAAACACCGCCAGCCTCCTGCAATGGACGGGCAACGCCATAGACCTCGTGGAGCTTATCTACGGCATCGACGAGATGGGTTGTATCAACAACGGCAATATGCCGCTCAAACAGCTTGCCCCGCTTCTTTACAAGATATTCGGGGTTGAGTCGAAGGACTGCTACCGCTTCTACACCGATATCAAACGCCGGAAGAACGAAAGCCGCACCTACTTCCTTGACAGGATGCAGGAGAAACTGAATGAGAGGATGATGCGCGATGAGGAACTGGAAATAAAAAGACGGTAA
- a CDS encoding Abi family protein → MANKESRSIDEQIELLKQRGMLVGDEGFAARHLAHISYYRLKGYWWDMQSDRANHLFQPDSKLEDVITRYYFDKELRLILFDAIETIEITLRTKMIYHLSQSYGGLWYRDPRLFADVAFHTQHLKELIEEFLRSNEIFVKDYRRKHLVTDASGEKTLDEHPDAWIIFEVATFGTLSKIYKNLNHQLPEKSAIANDMGLNLHNELSGWLEAISYMRNIIAHHSRIWSRNMVKRPCEIHNPRMTWLSRPLTEVQQKKPFYVITAMLYLCNAIDEGHTFKEKLLALFEEYADVPIYKIGFFNRWKEEPIWK, encoded by the coding sequence ATGGCAAATAAGGAATCACGTTCCATTGATGAACAAATAGAACTGCTCAAACAAAGAGGAATGCTTGTCGGCGATGAAGGTTTCGCTGCCCGACATTTGGCTCATATCAGCTACTATCGTTTGAAGGGATATTGGTGGGACATGCAGTCCGATAGAGCCAATCATCTGTTTCAGCCGGATTCCAAACTGGAAGATGTAATCACACGCTATTATTTCGACAAGGAACTGCGCCTTATTTTATTTGATGCCATCGAAACAATAGAAATCACGCTACGCACAAAGATGATTTATCATCTTTCACAATCCTACGGAGGGCTGTGGTATCGTGACCCGAGATTGTTTGCTGATGTCGCTTTTCACACACAGCACCTCAAAGAACTGATAGAAGAATTCTTACGGAGCAATGAGATTTTTGTGAAAGACTACAGGCGCAAGCACCTTGTGACTGATGCAAGCGGTGAAAAGACGCTTGACGAACACCCGGATGCGTGGATTATATTTGAAGTGGCCACATTCGGCACACTTTCCAAGATATACAAGAACCTTAACCACCAACTGCCCGAAAAATCAGCAATAGCCAATGATATGGGGCTGAATCTACACAATGAACTTTCGGGATGGCTTGAAGCCATTTCATATATGCGCAACATAATCGCGCACCATTCCAGAATATGGAGTCGGAACATGGTCAAACGGCCTTGTGAAATTCATAATCCGCGAATGACATGGCTTTCCCGTCCATTGACCGAGGTACAGCAGAAAAAACCGTTCTATGTGATTACGGCAATGTTATATCTCTGCAATGCCATAGACGAGGGGCATACGTTCAAAGAGAAACTGCTGGCATTGTTTGAGGAGTATGCGGATGTGCCCATCTACAAGATAGGCTTCTTCAACCGCTGGAAAGAAGAGCCGATTTGGAAATGA
- the mobC gene encoding conjugal transfer protein MobC — protein sequence MSQQEDDLRALAKIMDFLRAVSIILVVMNVYWFCYEAIRLWGVNIGVVDKILMNFDRTAGLFHSILYTKLFAVLLLALSCLGTKGVKGEKITWRKIWTALAIGSVLFFLNWWILALPLPVEAVTGLYIITIGTGYVCLLMGGLWMSRLLKHNLMEDVFNNENESFMQETRLIESEYSVNLPTRFYYKKRWNNGWINVVNPFRASIVLGTPGSGKSYAVVNSFIKQQIEKGFSMYVYDFKFSDLSTIAYNHLLNHPEGYKVKPKFYVINFDDPRRSHRCNPIHPDFMEDITDAYESAYTIMLNLNKTWVQKQGDFFVESPIILFASIIWYLKIYQNGKYCTFPHAIEFLNRRYEDIFPILTSYPELENYLSPFMDAWLGGAAEQLMGQIASAKIPLSRMISPQLYWVMSDSEFTLDINNPEEPKILCVGNNPDRQNIYGAALGLYNSRIVKLINKKGMLKSSVIIDELPTIYFKGLDNLIATARSNKVAVCLGFQDFSQLVRDYGDKEAKVVMNTVGNIFSGQVVGETAKTLSERFGKVLQKRQSISINRQDVSTSINTQMDALIPPSKISGLTQGMFVGSVSDNFNERIEQKIFHCEIVVDAEKVKREESAYKKIPVITDFTDEDGNDRMKDTVQANYRRIKEEVKQIVQDELERIAGDDNLKHLLQ from the coding sequence ATGTCACAACAAGAAGACGATTTGAGGGCATTGGCGAAAATCATGGATTTTCTGCGTGCCGTGAGTATCATTTTAGTGGTCATGAACGTGTACTGGTTCTGCTACGAAGCCATCCGGCTGTGGGGCGTGAACATCGGTGTGGTGGACAAAATCCTGATGAACTTCGACCGCACGGCGGGGCTGTTCCATTCCATACTGTACACGAAGCTGTTTGCCGTCCTGCTGCTTGCCCTGTCCTGTCTGGGTACGAAGGGTGTCAAGGGAGAGAAAATCACTTGGAGAAAAATATGGACGGCACTCGCCATCGGGTCCGTGCTGTTTTTCCTGAACTGGTGGATACTGGCTCTGCCGTTGCCGGTCGAAGCGGTGACGGGGCTGTATATCATTACCATCGGTACAGGCTATGTCTGCCTTTTGATGGGCGGTCTGTGGATGAGCCGTCTGTTGAAACACAATCTGATGGAGGATGTTTTCAACAATGAGAACGAGAGTTTCATGCAGGAAACAAGGCTCATCGAAAGCGAGTATTCGGTCAATCTGCCCACACGCTTCTATTACAAAAAGCGTTGGAACAACGGCTGGATCAATGTGGTGAATCCCTTCCGTGCGTCCATCGTGTTGGGTACGCCGGGCAGCGGCAAATCCTACGCAGTGGTGAACAGCTTTATCAAGCAACAGATTGAAAAGGGCTTCTCAATGTATGTGTACGACTTCAAATTCAGTGACTTGTCCACCATAGCCTACAACCATTTGCTGAACCACCCGGAGGGCTACAAGGTGAAGCCGAAATTCTATGTGATCAATTTCGACGACCCGCGACGCTCACACCGTTGCAATCCCATACACCCGGATTTCATGGAGGATATTACGGACGCTTACGAGAGTGCCTACACGATAATGCTCAACCTCAATAAAACGTGGGTGCAAAAGCAGGGCGACTTCTTCGTGGAGTCACCTATCATTCTGTTTGCCAGTATTATCTGGTATCTCAAAATCTATCAGAACGGGAAATACTGCACGTTTCCCCATGCCATCGAGTTTTTGAACCGCCGTTACGAGGATATTTTTCCGATACTGACTTCCTATCCCGAACTGGAGAATTACCTTTCCCCGTTCATGGATGCTTGGCTCGGAGGGGCTGCGGAGCAGCTCATGGGGCAGATAGCGTCGGCAAAAATTCCGCTTTCGAGGATGATTTCCCCGCAGCTCTACTGGGTGATGTCGGACAGCGAATTTACGCTGGACATCAACAATCCCGAAGAGCCGAAAATCCTATGCGTGGGCAACAATCCCGACCGTCAGAACATTTACGGGGCGGCTCTCGGTCTGTATAACTCCCGTATCGTGAAACTCATCAACAAGAAGGGGATGCTGAAGTCGTCGGTCATCATCGACGAGCTGCCCACGATATACTTCAAAGGGTTGGACAATCTTATAGCTACCGCCCGAAGCAACAAGGTTGCCGTGTGTCTGGGCTTTCAGGATTTCAGCCAGTTAGTGCGCGACTACGGCGATAAGGAAGCAAAAGTCGTGATGAATACGGTCGGTAACATTTTCTCCGGGCAGGTGGTAGGAGAAACGGCAAAGACACTATCGGAGCGGTTCGGGAAGGTGTTGCAGAAACGGCAGTCTATCTCCATCAACCGGCAGGATGTTTCCACCTCCATCAACACGCAGATGGACGCGCTTATCCCGCCGAGCAAGATTTCCGGGCTTACGCAGGGTATGTTTGTCGGTTCGGTGTCCGACAACTTCAACGAGCGCATCGAGCAGAAGATTTTCCACTGCGAGATTGTGGTGGATGCCGAGAAGGTGAAGCGGGAGGAAAGTGCCTACAAGAAAATACCTGTCATTACCGATTTCACGGACGAGGACGGAAACGACCGCATGAAGGATACGGTGCAGGCGAACTACCGGCGCATCAAGGAAGAGGTGAAGCAGATTGTGCAGGATGAACTGGAACGCATCGCAGGCGATGACAACCTGAAGCACCTGTTGCAGTAG
- the mobB gene encoding conjugal transfer protein MobB, which yields MVAKISVGSSLYGAIAYNGEKINEAQGRLLTTNRIYNDGSGKVDIGKAMEGFHTFLPPQMKVEKPVVHISLNPHPEDVLTDAELQDIAREYLEKLGFGNQPYLVFKHEDIDRHHLHIVTVRVDENGKCISDKNNYYRSKQITRELERKYGLHDAERRNRRLDTPLCKVDVSAGDVKKQVGNTLKALNGQYRFQTMGEYRALLSLYNMTVEEARGNVRGREYHGLVYSVTDDKGNKVGNPFKSSLFGKSAGYEAVQNKFARSKLEIKDRKLADMTKRTVLSVLQGTYDKDRFVSLLKEKGIDTVLRHTEEGRIYGATFIDHRTGCVLNGSRMGKELSANALQEHFTLPYAGQPPIPLSIPVDAADKAHGQTAYDREDVSGGMGLLTPEGPAVDAEEEAFIRAMKRKKKKKRKGLGM from the coding sequence ATGGTCGCAAAAATCAGTGTAGGCAGCTCGTTGTACGGCGCGATTGCCTACAACGGGGAGAAGATTAACGAGGCACAGGGGCGGCTTCTCACCACCAACCGCATCTATAATGACGGTTCGGGGAAGGTGGACATCGGCAAGGCGATGGAGGGCTTCCACACCTTCCTGCCACCGCAGATGAAAGTGGAGAAACCGGTGGTGCATATCTCGCTCAACCCGCACCCGGAGGATGTGCTGACCGATGCGGAATTGCAGGACATCGCCCGCGAGTATCTGGAAAAGCTCGGTTTTGGCAACCAGCCTTATCTTGTATTCAAGCACGAGGACATCGACCGTCACCATCTGCACATTGTGACGGTGCGGGTGGATGAGAACGGGAAATGTATCAGCGACAAGAACAACTACTACCGCAGCAAGCAGATTACTCGTGAGCTTGAAAGGAAATACGGGCTGCACGATGCGGAGCGCAGGAACCGCCGTCTTGACACGCCGCTATGTAAAGTGGACGTATCGGCAGGCGATGTGAAGAAGCAGGTAGGCAATACCCTGAAGGCTCTGAACGGGCAGTACCGTTTCCAGACGATGGGCGAATACCGTGCGCTCCTTTCCTTATATAATATGACGGTGGAGGAAGCGAGGGGTAACGTGCGCGGACGGGAATATCACGGGCTGGTCTATTCCGTCACGGACGACAAGGGCAACAAGGTCGGCAACCCGTTCAAGTCCTCGCTTTTCGGGAAGTCCGCAGGCTATGAAGCCGTGCAGAATAAGTTTGCCCGTTCCAAGCTTGAGATTAAGGACAGGAAACTCGCCGACATGACGAAACGCACCGTCCTTTCCGTGCTGCAAGGCACTTATGACAAGGACAGGTTTGTGTCCCTGCTCAAAGAGAAAGGCATCGACACCGTGTTGCGCCATACGGAGGAAGGGCGCATCTACGGGGCTACTTTCATCGACCACCGCACGGGGTGCGTGCTGAACGGCTCACGCATGGGCAAGGAGCTTTCGGCGAATGCCTTGCAGGAACATTTTACCCTGCCATACGCAGGACAGCCGCCGATACCGCTATCCATCCCTGTGGATGCTGCGGACAAGGCGCACGGGCAGACCGCATACGACCGTGAAGACGTATCGGGCGGAATGGGCTTGCTCACTCCCGAAGGTCCGGCGGTAGATGCCGAGGAAGAGGCTTTCATCCGGGCGATGAAGCGCAAAAAGAAGAAAAAGCGCAAGGGCTTGGGTATGTAA
- the mobA gene encoding conjugal transfer protein MobA codes for MKEKRKSKAGRNPKLDPAVYRYTVRFNEEEHNRFLAMFGKSGVYARSVFLKAHFFGQPFKVLKVDKTLVDYYTKLSDFHAQFRAVGTNYNQVVKELRLHFSEKKAMALLYKLEQHTVELVKLSRQIVELSRELKEQREQSQTCLDSAESRLKKSETQMEAKWSQKSV; via the coding sequence ATGAAAGAGAAAAGGAAAAGCAAAGCAGGGAGAAATCCCAAACTTGATCCGGCGGTGTACCGGTACACCGTCCGTTTCAACGAGGAGGAACACAACCGTTTCCTCGCCATGTTCGGAAAATCGGGTGTCTATGCGCGGTCGGTTTTCCTCAAAGCGCACTTCTTCGGACAGCCGTTCAAGGTGCTGAAGGTGGACAAGACGTTGGTGGACTATTACACCAAGCTGTCGGATTTTCATGCGCAGTTCCGCGCCGTAGGTACGAATTACAACCAAGTCGTGAAGGAACTGAGGCTGCATTTTTCAGAGAAAAAGGCGATGGCGTTGCTCTATAAATTGGAGCAACACACCGTCGAACTCGTGAAACTGAGCCGTCAGATTGTGGAACTGTCAAGGGAGCTGAAAGAGCAGCGAGAGCAGAGCCAAACTTGTTTGGACTCTGCCGAGTCGCGTTTGAAGAAGAGTGAAACTCAAATGGAGGCGAAATGGTCGCAAAAATCAGTGTAG
- a CDS encoding ParA family protein, which translates to MRKGIFKYPDNRFGGHLPKRIPEPSETRLSDNSVTHGFNDFMTQCRHSSLVRRTASPQNRIRGDPPVCLFTETDNAVIQFACKQKTKSSTIKLNRTMSKEIFVAFATQKGGIGKSTVTALAASYLHNVKGYNVAVVDCDDPQHSIHGLREHETALIGRSIYFKALACDHFRKIKKNAYPVIKSNAVNALDDAERMIAAEVVKPDVVFFDMPGTLRSNGVIKTLSQMDYIFTPLSADRFVVESTLKFVTMFRDRLMTTGQAKTKGLHLFWTMVDGRERNDLYGIYEEVIAEMGFPVLSTRLPDSKKFRRDLSEERKSVFRSTIFPMDTALLKGSGIREFSEEISDIIRPQ; encoded by the coding sequence ATGAGGAAAGGAATATTCAAATACCCGGACAACCGCTTCGGCGGACACTTGCCGAAACGGATACCCGAACCGTCGGAAACCCGGTTGTCCGACAATTCGGTGACGCATGGATTCAATGACTTCATGACGCAGTGTCGTCATTCATCACTTGTCCGCCGCACCGCTTCACCGCAGAACCGGATACGCGGTGACCCGCCCGTGTGCCTGTTCACGGAAACGGATAATGCGGTAATTCAATTCGCATGTAAACAGAAAACAAAATCATCAACAATTAAACTGAATAGAACCATGAGTAAGGAAATCTTCGTTGCATTCGCAACACAGAAAGGTGGCATCGGCAAATCCACCGTCACGGCACTCGCCGCCAGCTACCTGCACAACGTGAAAGGCTACAATGTCGCCGTCGTGGACTGCGACGACCCGCAGCACAGCATCCACGGCCTGCGCGAACATGAGACGGCACTCATCGGCAGGAGCATCTACTTCAAGGCTCTCGCGTGCGACCATTTCCGCAAGATAAAGAAGAACGCCTATCCGGTCATCAAGAGCAACGCGGTGAACGCCCTCGACGATGCGGAAAGGATGATCGCCGCCGAGGTCGTGAAGCCCGACGTGGTTTTCTTCGACATGCCGGGGACACTCCGGAGCAACGGCGTGATAAAGACGCTCTCGCAGATGGACTACATCTTCACGCCCCTGAGTGCCGACCGCTTTGTCGTGGAAAGTACCCTGAAATTCGTCACGATGTTCCGCGACAGGCTGATGACAACCGGGCAAGCGAAAACAAAGGGGCTGCATCTGTTCTGGACGATGGTGGACGGCAGGGAGAGGAACGACCTGTACGGCATCTACGAGGAAGTGATAGCCGAAATGGGCTTCCCGGTGCTTTCCACCCGCCTGCCCGACAGCAAGAAGTTCCGCCGCGACCTTTCGGAAGAGCGCAAGAGCGTTTTCCGCTCCACCATCTTCCCGATGGACACGGCACTGCTGAAAGGGAGCGGCATCCGTGAGTTTTCCGAAGAGATAAGCGACATCATCAGACCGCAGTGA
- a CDS encoding DUF3408 domain-containing protein — MGSRKVNTEGIDEELLLASIGRRTQDGTLRPAQEDPAAVPTGEDTAAPEPPPAQPVTRERAQREGGRRKRQDEDYNELFLRRNEIKTRQCVYISRDVHGKILKIVNDIAGGEISVGGYVDTVLRQHLEQHKERINELYKKQREDLI; from the coding sequence ATGGGCAGCAGGAAAGTAAACACGGAAGGCATCGACGAGGAACTGCTGTTGGCATCTATCGGGCGGCGCACACAGGACGGGACACTACGCCCGGCGCAGGAAGACCCCGCAGCCGTACCGACCGGAGAGGACACCGCCGCACCGGAGCCGCCACCGGCTCAACCCGTGACACGGGAGAGAGCGCAGAGGGAAGGCGGCCGCCGGAAAAGGCAGGACGAGGACTATAACGAGCTGTTCCTGCGCCGCAACGAGATAAAGACCCGCCAGTGTGTCTATATCAGCCGCGACGTACACGGCAAGATCCTCAAAATCGTGAACGACATCGCCGGAGGGGAAATCTCTGTGGGCGGCTATGTGGATACCGTGCTGCGCCAGCATCTGGAACAGCACAAGGAGAGAATCAACGAACTGTACAAGAAACAACGTGAAGATCTGATTTGA